A window from Gallus gallus isolate bGalGal1 chromosome 5, bGalGal1.mat.broiler.GRCg7b, whole genome shotgun sequence encodes these proteins:
- the PROX2 gene encoding prospero homeobox protein 2 isoform X2 has translation MIPYQLQGSSLVPRQKEDTRNGRTAPEQDRGCTTTRHSQGLKTEPSFQRDSLLPSPSSSLMSQLLSQAAVSRSLDPCTLFPSSAAELPRGYEFGVPLREAAQALAVTRTCGPAPVPCATDGEQLSDEYLQAKRARVESIIQGMSLPPAHQASYMGKEGGLGQGRERGGEVPHQGKRKPRVSQQQGVRVAGQGAPATGSLHTAECQQLREQLCFLEQQLRCLQKRFSHVCDSGDSAQSQEGAEKVQLLPEKAGDRVDRVGVATTHHPHAATFWESILEADGPSVGEDEEGGGSAGVLPSVARVLSQALKHELAGMTSRVVDSVLKTLWPKAAGHLLQQQLELGPDARGECFPAGKGRKPLAKAPSPSTLGSPRPEAPSLSLGKRSQVRSFSPEGVRNPHQAPSVGHRPGSAAPAVQDSQLLGQLLVYTPHNHWGSPTASERWPLEPPDACWAVTKLRPLAVRPLGPGTVEGNRTTLTPTYEALTPGHLKKAKLMFFFTRYPSSALLRSYFLDVQFSRCINSQLIKWFSNFREFYYIQVEKFARQALLEGVAEAAALRVSRDSELFRALNMHYNKGNDFQVPSCFLEVASLTLQEFFSAVRAGRDADPSWKKPIYKIISKLDSHIPEVFKAAGCSQELPHN, from the exons ATGATCCCCTATCAGCTGCAGGGTAGCTCACTGGTGCCCAGACAGAAAGAGGACACGAGGAATGGCAGGACTGCCCCTGAGCAGGACAGAGGCTGTACTACCACAAGGCACAGCCAAGGGCTGAAAACAGAGCCCAGTTTCCAGAGGGACTCTCTGTTGCCTTCCCCTAGCTCATCCCTCATGTCACAGCTGCTCAGCCAAGCAGCAGTTAGCAGGAGCCTAGATCCATGcacccttttcccttcctctgcagcGGAGCTGCCCCGGGGCTACGAATTTGGTGTGCCTCTCAGAGAAGCAGCACAAGCCCTGGCTGTCACCAGAACCTGTGGCCCTGCTCCCGTGCCCTGTGCaactgatggggagcagctctcTGACGAGTACCTACAAGCCAAGAGGGCTAGAGTGGAGAGCATCATCCAAGGCATGAGCCTCCCTCCAGCCCACCAGGCCTCGTATATGGGCAAGGAGGGAGGtttggggcagggcagggagaggggcgGGGAAGTGCCCCACCAGGGCAAGAGGAAGCCGAGggtgtcccagcagcagggtgTGAGGGTGGCTGGGCAAGGGGCACCTGCCACAGGCAGCCTCCACACAGCAGAGTGCCAACAGCtgagggagcagctctgctttctagagcagcagctgaggtgtCTTCAGAAGAGGTTCTCCCACGTCTGTGACTCTGGGGATTCTGCCCAAAGCCAGGAAGGTGCTGAGAAAGTGCAGCTGCTCCCTGAGAAAGCTGGAGACAGAGTGGACAGGGTTGGTGTTGCCACCACCCACCATCCACACGCAGCCACTTTTTGGGAGAGCATCCTGGAAGCGGATGGGCCCAGTGTGGGGGAGGATGAAGAAGGCGGAGGCAGTGCAGGTGTTCTGCCCTCAGTGGCCAGGGTGCTCTCTCAGGCCCTGAAGCACGAGCTGGCTGGAATGACGTCCCGTGTGGTGGACTCCGTCTTGAAGACTCTGTGGCCAAAGGCAGCCGGCCATCTCCTACAGCAGCAGCTAGAGCTAGGGCCAGATGCCAGGGGAGAGTGTTTTCCTGCTGGGAAAGGCAGAAAACCACTTGCTAAGGCACCTTCCCCGAGCACCCTGGGCTCACCTCGGCCAGAGGCACCATCACTATCATTGGGGAAGAGGTCTCAGGTCAGATCCTTCAGCCCGGAGGGCGTCAGAAACCCCCATCAGGCACCCAGTGTGGGTCACAGGCCAGGCTCAGCTGCCCCGGCAGTACAGGACAGTCAGCTGCTGGGCCAGCTGCTGGTCTACACCCCGCACAACCACTGGGGCAGCCCTACTGCCTCAGAGAGGTGGCCCCTGGAGCCCCCAGATGCATGCTGGGCAGTCACCAAGCTGCGGCCGTTGGCAGTGAGGCCCCTGGGCCCAGGCACAGTGGAGGGGAACAGAACAACCCTCACCCCTACCTAC GAGGCTCTGACCCCTGGCCACCTGAAGAAGGCCAAGCTGATGTTCTTCTTCACCCGCTACCCCAGCTCGGCTCTGCTGAGGTCCTACTTCCTCGACGTGCAG TTCAGCCGCTGCATCAACTCCCAGCTCATCAAGTGGTTCAGCAACTTCCGTGAGTTCTACTACATCCAGGTGGAGAAGTTTGCCCGGCAGGCCCTGCTGGAGGGCGTCGCAGAGGCCGCAGCCCTTCGCGTCTCACGGGACTCAGAGCTCTTCCGCGCCCTCAACATGCACTACAACAAGGGGAACGACTTCCAG GTGCCCAGCTGCTTCCTGGAGGTGGCCAGCCTGACGCTGCAGGAGTTCTTCAGTGCCGTGCGGGCAGGCAGGGATGCCGACCCCTCCTGGAAGAAACCTATTTACAAAATCATCTCCAAACTGGACAGCCACATCCCCGAAGTGTTCAAAGCTGCGGGCTgctcccaggagctgccccaCAACTGA
- the PROX2 gene encoding prospero homeobox protein 2 isoform X1 yields MIPYQLQGSSLVPRQKEDTRNGRTAPEQDRGCTTTRHSQGLKTEPSFQRDSLLPSPSSSLMSQLLSQAAVSRSLDPCTLFPSSAAELPRGYEFGVPLREAAQALAVTRTCGPAPVPCATDGEQLSDEYLQAKRARVESIIQGMSLPPAHQASYMGKEGGLGQGRERGGEVPHQGKRKPRVSQQQGVRVAGQGAPATGSLHTAECQQLREQLCFLEQQLRCLQKRFSHVCDSGDSAQSQEGAEKVQLLPEKAGDRVDRVGVATTHHPHAATFWESILEADGPSVGEDEEGGGSAGVLPSVARVLSQALKHELAGMTSRVVDSVLKTLWPKAAGHLLQQQLELGPDARGECFPAGKGRKPLAKAPSPSTLGSPRPEAPSLSLGKRSQVRSFSPEGVRNPHQAPSVGHRPGSAAPAVQDSQLLGQLLVYTPHNHWGSPTASERWPLEPPDACWAVTKLRPLAVRPLGPGTVEGNRTTLTPTYEALTPGHLKKAKLMFFFTRYPSSALLRSYFLDVQVDLLWDAGWDRGAWDFSAGLLRAHLSTVPGQFSRCINSQLIKWFSNFREFYYIQVEKFARQALLEGVAEAAALRVSRDSELFRALNMHYNKGNDFQVPSCFLEVASLTLQEFFSAVRAGRDADPSWKKPIYKIISKLDSHIPEVFKAAGCSQELPHN; encoded by the exons ATGATCCCCTATCAGCTGCAGGGTAGCTCACTGGTGCCCAGACAGAAAGAGGACACGAGGAATGGCAGGACTGCCCCTGAGCAGGACAGAGGCTGTACTACCACAAGGCACAGCCAAGGGCTGAAAACAGAGCCCAGTTTCCAGAGGGACTCTCTGTTGCCTTCCCCTAGCTCATCCCTCATGTCACAGCTGCTCAGCCAAGCAGCAGTTAGCAGGAGCCTAGATCCATGcacccttttcccttcctctgcagcGGAGCTGCCCCGGGGCTACGAATTTGGTGTGCCTCTCAGAGAAGCAGCACAAGCCCTGGCTGTCACCAGAACCTGTGGCCCTGCTCCCGTGCCCTGTGCaactgatggggagcagctctcTGACGAGTACCTACAAGCCAAGAGGGCTAGAGTGGAGAGCATCATCCAAGGCATGAGCCTCCCTCCAGCCCACCAGGCCTCGTATATGGGCAAGGAGGGAGGtttggggcagggcagggagaggggcgGGGAAGTGCCCCACCAGGGCAAGAGGAAGCCGAGggtgtcccagcagcagggtgTGAGGGTGGCTGGGCAAGGGGCACCTGCCACAGGCAGCCTCCACACAGCAGAGTGCCAACAGCtgagggagcagctctgctttctagagcagcagctgaggtgtCTTCAGAAGAGGTTCTCCCACGTCTGTGACTCTGGGGATTCTGCCCAAAGCCAGGAAGGTGCTGAGAAAGTGCAGCTGCTCCCTGAGAAAGCTGGAGACAGAGTGGACAGGGTTGGTGTTGCCACCACCCACCATCCACACGCAGCCACTTTTTGGGAGAGCATCCTGGAAGCGGATGGGCCCAGTGTGGGGGAGGATGAAGAAGGCGGAGGCAGTGCAGGTGTTCTGCCCTCAGTGGCCAGGGTGCTCTCTCAGGCCCTGAAGCACGAGCTGGCTGGAATGACGTCCCGTGTGGTGGACTCCGTCTTGAAGACTCTGTGGCCAAAGGCAGCCGGCCATCTCCTACAGCAGCAGCTAGAGCTAGGGCCAGATGCCAGGGGAGAGTGTTTTCCTGCTGGGAAAGGCAGAAAACCACTTGCTAAGGCACCTTCCCCGAGCACCCTGGGCTCACCTCGGCCAGAGGCACCATCACTATCATTGGGGAAGAGGTCTCAGGTCAGATCCTTCAGCCCGGAGGGCGTCAGAAACCCCCATCAGGCACCCAGTGTGGGTCACAGGCCAGGCTCAGCTGCCCCGGCAGTACAGGACAGTCAGCTGCTGGGCCAGCTGCTGGTCTACACCCCGCACAACCACTGGGGCAGCCCTACTGCCTCAGAGAGGTGGCCCCTGGAGCCCCCAGATGCATGCTGGGCAGTCACCAAGCTGCGGCCGTTGGCAGTGAGGCCCCTGGGCCCAGGCACAGTGGAGGGGAACAGAACAACCCTCACCCCTACCTAC GAGGCTCTGACCCCTGGCCACCTGAAGAAGGCCAAGCTGATGTTCTTCTTCACCCGCTACCCCAGCTCGGCTCTGCTGAGGTCCTACTTCCTCGACGTGCAGGTAGACCTGCTGTGGGATGCAGGGTGGGATCGAGGGGCGTGGGATTTCAGTGCTGGTTTGTTGAGAGCCCACCTCTCCACCGTGCCCGGACAGTTCAGCCGCTGCATCAACTCCCAGCTCATCAAGTGGTTCAGCAACTTCCGTGAGTTCTACTACATCCAGGTGGAGAAGTTTGCCCGGCAGGCCCTGCTGGAGGGCGTCGCAGAGGCCGCAGCCCTTCGCGTCTCACGGGACTCAGAGCTCTTCCGCGCCCTCAACATGCACTACAACAAGGGGAACGACTTCCAG GTGCCCAGCTGCTTCCTGGAGGTGGCCAGCCTGACGCTGCAGGAGTTCTTCAGTGCCGTGCGGGCAGGCAGGGATGCCGACCCCTCCTGGAAGAAACCTATTTACAAAATCATCTCCAAACTGGACAGCCACATCCCCGAAGTGTTCAAAGCTGCGGGCTgctcccaggagctgccccaCAACTGA